A segment of the bacterium genome:
CGTGCCGTCGGCTAGGAACGGCATGTCCTCCTCGGGCATGATCTTGGCCACGACGCCCTTGTTACCGTGCCGGCCGGCCATTTTGTCGCCGACCGCGATCTTTCTTTTCTGGGCGATGAATATCTTGACGACCATGAGCATGCCGTACGGGAGTTCGTCGCCGCGCGTAAGCTTGTCGTCCTCGGTCTTTTCATCCGCGAAGATCCTCAGGAGGTTCTCCTCGCCTTCCAGCACGATCTTCTCCACTTTTTCGTTGATCTTGGCGTTATCCGTGAACTTCTCGTCCGCTACGACTTTGGTCGCATTAAGGGTGCCGAAAAATTCTTCATTAAACGTGCTGCCCTTTCTCAAAAGTACCCTGCCTTTGTCGTCCCGGATCGTGGATGCGGCGGTCTCGCCGTCGATAGTGCTCTTCAGCAGATCGTTGCGCAGGGTTAGCGCTTCATCCTTGAGCAGCTTGAATTCGTCCTTGAACTTTTTCGTGCGTTCTTTGATCACAAACTCGGCCAGCGGATCAGTGGTCCGCCGGGTGAGGACCTTGACATCGATGACCACGCCTTCGACGCCAGCCTCGACCCGCAGCGATGTGTCCCTGACATTGGTGGCTTTCTCCACGAAGATCGCCCGCATGAGCCGTTCTTCGGGGGTCAGCTCGGTCTCGCCTTTGGGCGTGATCTTGCCGACTAAGATGTCGTCGGGACCGACTTCCGCACCGATCCTGACGATCCCAAACTCGTCGAGGTCCTTGATGAGGAAGTCAGGCACACCGGGGATATCCCTGGTGATCTCTTCGGGGCCCAATTTCGTCTCCCGAACCTCGCAGTCTGATTCCAGGACATGCACCGATGTAAAAGCATCGTTCTTGACCATCCGTTCGCTGACCACGATCGCATCTTCAAAATTGAATCCCAAAAACGGCATGAACGCGACGAGGATGTTCTTGCCCAGCGCCAGAACGCCTTCCTTGGTGGCGTATCCATCGGTCAGGACGTCGCCTTTCTTGGTTTTCTGCCCGGGCTGGACCAGCGGTTTCTGGTGGATGCACGTGTTCTGGTTGGATCGCAGGAATTTGGCGAGTTGATATCTCTTTTTTATGCCCTTGCTGTTCTCGATGATGATTTTGTTCGCGTCAACGTATTCGACCTTGCCTTCCTCGTCGGCCAGCAGCAGGTTGCCGGAATTACGGGCGACCCGTTCTTCCATGCCGGTCCCGACCAGCGGAATATCCGGATTGATCAACGGGACCGCCTGGCGCTGCATGTTGGATCCCATCAGCGCCCGGTCGGCATCGTCGTTCTCAAGGAAGGGGATAAGCGCGGCCGTGGGACTGAAAACCTGTTCCGGCGAAACGTCCATTAGATCGACGTCCTTGGGCGAAGCCATGGGAAAATCGCCTTTTTGACGGCACAGGACCTGGTCCGTGACTATTTTTTGCGCTTTATCCAGGGGCGTGTTCGCCTGGGCGATGGTATGGAGGTCTTCTTCGTCAGGCCGCAGAAAAACCACCTTGTCCTTGACATTGCCATTCTCCACGATCCAGTACGGCGCGACAATGAATCCGTATTTATCTATCTTGGCAAAACTCGCAAGGCTGGAAATGAGACCGATATTCGGTCCTTCCGGCGTTTCAATGGGACAGATCCGCGAATAGTGGGAATAATGGACGTCCCGAACTTCGAATCCAGCGGTTTGCCGGGTCAGGCCGCCCAGACCAAGAGACGAGATCCTTCGTTTGTGCGTCATCTCGGATATCGGGTTGGTCTGTTCCATGAACTGCGACAGCTGGGAAGTTGTGAAGAACTTATTAATGATGTTGGAAACCAGGTGCGGATTGAGCAGGTCTTGAGGCGAGAGCGCCGATTCTTCCATCAGGGAAGCGCGCTCCTTGATATTTTGGATCAGCTGGGTGATCGCCAATTTAAACTGCGTTTCCAGCAGTTCACCGACCCGGCGTACCCGCCGGTTGCCAAGGTGATCAATATCGTCGGATGGGAGATCGCCGCTGACAAATTTAAAAAGTTTACGGAGGATCTGGATAAGGTCATCGACCTCGAACTTCGTGTCATGGGCGTGCTTGGTCGTGCCCAGGCAGGCGTTCAGTTTGAACCGGCCGACCTCGCCGAGGTCAAAGTGATTTTTGTCAAAGAGCAGGTTGTTGATATATGTCGTCGCGATCTCCAGGGTCGGCGGTGGCATCGAGCGGAGTAAAGTGTAGATCTTCCTCGAAGCCTCTTCCTTGCTGGTCGTCTTGTCTTTTTTAAAGGTGTTGGTCAATATGGTCACGCCGATATCATGGGAATCAATGATCTTGACCTTCTTGATCCCCTTGTGGGACAGGAATTCATAGTTCGAATCATCGATGAGCTCGCCGCAAGCCAGGCTATTCTCACCGTCCTCGACCGTTTCGGCAAGGAAAAAATTCTTGGCATCTTTGAGGTCAACTTCCTTTATGGGGAAGAACAGCTTAATGATATCCTCGTTCTTTTCATAACCCAGGCTTTTCAGGAAGGTCGTGCCGAGGAGCCGGCGACGGCGGTCCAGGATCGCATAAAAGATGTTCAGGTGGTCGACGATATATTCGATCCACTGCCCATGATAAGGGATGATCATGGTCGAGTACTCGGCGCTCTCCTCGCTGAAATAGACCCCGGGCGAGCGGTGGATCTGGTTGACGACGACTCGTTCTACGCCATTGATGATGAAAGTCCCGCGGTGAGTCATGAGCGGCAGGTCGCAGAGGTAGATCTCCTCTTCGACCACGGGCCTGAGCTCGCCACTTTCTTCTTTGCTAACCAGGCGGAAACTGACCTTTAGGGGCGCTGCGAATGTAACGCCTTTTTCGATCGCTTCCTGGACCGAGTATTTTGCAGCGCTCAACCGGTGCGAAACATAAACCAGCCGGTATTTATTATGAATATCGGATACCGGGAACTGTTCGTCAAAAATGCGCTTGACCGAATAACGCATGAACTGATCATACGACTCGGTCTGGATCTCAAGTAGATGCGGCATTTCAAAGGACGTTTTGCGCTTTGAGAAATCAATGATATTTCTCATAAACCTCCTAAAGCAGTGCGGATAATGATCCGCAGTACCGTATCACTTTTGGTTCGCAGGGTGCGTTTCCTGCGAAATCGAGCCTTTAAGCGATGATGATCCTGCGGTTCCTGCGAGTGCAGCGATGCTGCAATTCATTATGTCGTAAAATTACTTCAGTTCAACCGTCGCGCCGACTTCTTCCAACTTGCTTTTCATGTTCTGCGCTTCTTCTTTTGTCGCTCCTTCTTTCAAAGCCTTAGGCAGATTATCCACGATGTCCTTGGCTTCCTTCAATCCGAGACCGGTAAGCTCCCGAACCACTTTGAGGACCTGGATCTTCTTGTCGCCGCAGGCGGTCATTACGACCGAGAAATCCGTCTTTTCCTCGGCTGCAGGCTGCGCTGCACCAGCCTGGCCCTGGGCGGCGACGACCTGGACCGGAGCGGCTGCGGACACGCCGAATTTTTCCTGCAGAGTTTTTACTAATTCCGAGAGTTCCAGAACTGATAAAGCGCTGATGTCTTCGACTAATTCTTCAACAGATCGCTTTGTTTTGGTTGTCATTTTGCCTCCTTACCTTTCATGTTAGTGCTTACTGCATCAAGCGTGTAGATGAGATTCCTGATAGTCCCCTGCAGGACGCCCACCAGATTCCCCGCGATGTTCATGGATCCGAGAAGCTGAGCGATCAATACTAGCCTGGAGGGGATCCGGGACAGCTGGGTCACCGCCTGGGTATCATAAAACGAACCTTCGATATACCCGCCTTTGATCTTTAGATTAGATGTTTCCTTAAGAATTTTTGCCAGCACCACCGGGTCATCGTAAGCGATCGCGATCCCGGTTGATCCCACGAAAACGGACTTGAGGGTCGTTTCTTCAAGACCAAGATCCCGGAACGCGATACTGCCCAGGGTGTTTTTTATGACCAGATATTCACCCTTGTGTTTTTTTAATTCGCGGCGCAGTCCTTCCAGGGTATGCACGGTCAGTCCGGTGAAATCAGTGAAG
Coding sequences within it:
- the rplJ gene encoding 50S ribosomal protein L10 gives rise to the protein MPSAKNNEILQKSRDIIKEGKGFYFTDFTGLTVHTLEGLRRELKKHKGEYLVIKNTLGSIAFRDLGLEETTLKSVFVGSTGIAIAYDDPVVLAKILKETSNLKIKGGYIEGSFYDTQAVTQLSRIPSRLVLIAQLLGSMNIAGNLVGVLQGTIRNLIYTLDAVSTNMKGKEAK
- the rplL gene encoding 50S ribosomal protein L7/L12; the protein is MTTKTKRSVEELVEDISALSVLELSELVKTLQEKFGVSAAAPVQVVAAQGQAGAAQPAAEEKTDFSVVMTACGDKKIQVLKVVRELTGLGLKEAKDIVDNLPKALKEGATKEEAQNMKSKLEEVGATVELK
- the rpoB gene encoding DNA-directed RNA polymerase subunit beta codes for the protein MRNIIDFSKRKTSFEMPHLLEIQTESYDQFMRYSVKRIFDEQFPVSDIHNKYRLVYVSHRLSAAKYSVQEAIEKGVTFAAPLKVSFRLVSKEESGELRPVVEEEIYLCDLPLMTHRGTFIINGVERVVVNQIHRSPGVYFSEESAEYSTMIIPYHGQWIEYIVDHLNIFYAILDRRRRLLGTTFLKSLGYEKNEDIIKLFFPIKEVDLKDAKNFFLAETVEDGENSLACGELIDDSNYEFLSHKGIKKVKIIDSHDIGVTILTNTFKKDKTTSKEEASRKIYTLLRSMPPPTLEIATTYINNLLFDKNHFDLGEVGRFKLNACLGTTKHAHDTKFEVDDLIQILRKLFKFVSGDLPSDDIDHLGNRRVRRVGELLETQFKLAITQLIQNIKERASLMEESALSPQDLLNPHLVSNIINKFFTTSQLSQFMEQTNPISEMTHKRRISSLGLGGLTRQTAGFEVRDVHYSHYSRICPIETPEGPNIGLISSLASFAKIDKYGFIVAPYWIVENGNVKDKVVFLRPDEEDLHTIAQANTPLDKAQKIVTDQVLCRQKGDFPMASPKDVDLMDVSPEQVFSPTAALIPFLENDDADRALMGSNMQRQAVPLINPDIPLVGTGMEERVARNSGNLLLADEEGKVEYVDANKIIIENSKGIKKRYQLAKFLRSNQNTCIHQKPLVQPGQKTKKGDVLTDGYATKEGVLALGKNILVAFMPFLGFNFEDAIVVSERMVKNDAFTSVHVLESDCEVRETKLGPEEITRDIPGVPDFLIKDLDEFGIVRIGAEVGPDDILVGKITPKGETELTPEERLMRAIFVEKATNVRDTSLRVEAGVEGVVIDVKVLTRRTTDPLAEFVIKERTKKFKDEFKLLKDEALTLRNDLLKSTIDGETAASTIRDDKGRVLLRKGSTFNEEFFGTLNATKVVADEKFTDNAKINEKVEKIVLEGEENLLRIFADEKTEDDKLTRGDELPYGMLMVVKIFIAQKRKIAVGDKMAGRHGNKGVVAKIMPEEDMPFLADGTPIDIVLNPLGVPSRMNVGQILETHLGWAADKLKFYAVTPVFNGATVGEIKNKLKEANLPEDGQVMLRDGKTGLPFGSKVTVGQMYMLKLIHMVDEKMHARSSGPYSLITQQPLGGKAQFGGQRLGEMEVWALEAYGAAYTLQEMLTVKSDDVEGRAAMYEALIRGKNPPRPRAPASFNVLLKELQGLCFNVIFERGEESDEK